A DNA window from Hoplias malabaricus isolate fHopMal1 chromosome 5, fHopMal1.hap1, whole genome shotgun sequence contains the following coding sequences:
- the LOC136697266 gene encoding chemokine XC receptor 1-like, giving the protein MDFAKFGSIFIPLFFIIVVLLSLVGNTLLLVVIGMYESLKSLTNIFIINLAVSDLIFTLGLPIWACYHIWGWMLGDGMCKGLNFIFYTAYYSSIVFLMLMTIQRYVGVVHPRYEWSRWQKIVFPILVWLFSFSAALPELFYRTISAPYNDTMLYCQYESNHALVSYERNILFVVAFLVIGFCYSRILWVITKSPTRRQKTIKLIICIVLVFFVLWAPYNIVIFLRTLELQHLELFEQCTISNNIAYAHYVCKIIAFSHCCINPVLYVFIGVKFRNHLRTLHQKILHKFHPGAPGENPRRHGETTPNSSQTVTQNVI; this is encoded by the exons ATGG ATTTTGCCAAATTTGGATCcatttttattcctttattcTTTATCATTGTGGTCCTCCTCAGTCTTGTTGGTAACACACTGCTTCTTGTGGTCATTGGAATGTACGAGTCCCTCAAATCACTGACCAACATCTTCATTATCAACCTGGCTGTGTCTGACCTGATCTTTACACTCGGACTTCCGATCTGGGCCTGTTACCACATCTGGGGCTGGATGCTGGGTGATGGCATGTGTAAAGGACTGAACTTTATTTTCTACACTGCCTATTACAGTAGTATTGTGTTTCTGATGTTGATGACGATTCAGCGCTATGTAGGGGTGGTCCATCCTCGCTATGAGTGGAGCAGATGGCAGAAGATCGTGTTTCCAATCCTTGTCTGGCTGTTCAGCTTCTCAGCAGCTTTACCAGAGTTATTCTACAGAACAATTTCTGCCCCATACAACGATACAATGTTATACTGTCAGTACGAAAGCAACCATGCCCTCGTTTCATATGAACGGAACATTTTGTTTGTAGTTGCATTTTTAGTCATTGGTTTCTGCTACTCAAGGATTCTTTGGGTAATCACAAAGTCCCCGACAAGGAGACAAAAGACTATAAAGCTCATCATCTGTATTGTGCTGGTGTTCTTTGTTCTCTGGGCTCCTTATAACATTGTAATATTTCTGCGGACCCTGGAGCTTCAACATTTGGAGCTTTTTGAACAGTGTACTATAAGCAATAACATTGCCTATGCCCATTACGTCTGCAAGATAATTGCCTTTTCCCATTGCTGCATTAATCCAGTGCTGTATGTTTTCATTGGTGTAAAATTCCGCAATCATTTGAGGACTCTCCATCAGAAGATTTTACACAAATTCCATCCAGGAGCaccaggagaaaacccacgcagacacggggagaccacaccaaactcctcacaaacagtcacccagaacgtGATTTGA